The following are from one region of the Tenacibaculum dicentrarchi genome:
- a CDS encoding M43 family zinc metalloprotease: MRNKITLLLLILVTSLQSKIFAQKSEHNKHACKASSQNELIFKKHPKARKEYLEFNKTTKQLARNKKSQRARTYTIPVVFHVYGENQNGKTITVDKIQTALEKLNLDFQGLNDDFAGVDPLFDPIKSSLDIEFKLAKLDPNGNCTSGVVFYDEKNGYGNGGGYDNQIAADAWDNYKYMNVYIQAELYADGDSGQSGVAWYPNSSMSDANTARVVYNGAYLHGNTGKEFASVFTHEFGHFFNLIHTFQGGCTATNDEVDDTPAEDKDVVGANCSPTKNCNGEFINYENYMGYNGAADGCYRMFTKGQTDRMLAALQHPARKTLWQDQNLIDTGVNNTGGTIALNNNTVKELVTNDGSFNQEITVTLDNTTFNTSSGNLTQGNQYSIALPQGLSSTVAITSTTTATLTISGIATNHLETNNETVNLSFDTSAFSPGQTLSCTSIGLDFKFYSPYEIIYHDITDISATTGAIWDNLNLTKINGSNAYGTWAYKTGQLKLETYGKRLVTNTGTRDITLLTKNTLISTVSNFTAPEAYPGQLDMSYDTYTDWDGKTGYIGFEADHNGETIHGWMKASVSADGETLTVYEYAFSTQPSGDILAGQTLFDTSASELLFVSKEIKEATDNTGAFNYSTKITLSGTAEFSNKTFVKGTDFTTNFPSDFTVAFNYISKDELEVTVTGTTTNHAIADNSNYNISLNSSAFTNGFNSIVNKTNIFNVVFRDPYEIIYDDIADITATTGSGWDNLNLTKINGNHEYGTWLFEAGKLKLETYGKRLVTNTGTRDISFLPKNTVISKTDNFTAPAAYPGQLDMSYDTYTDWDGKTGYLGFEAEHNGEIIHGWMKASVSTDGETLTVYEYAFSTEPKGDIKAGQKLFDLDASELILTSNEARETTDNEGSFNFSTTITIDGVANLTNKTFVKGTDFTTNFPSEFNVEINYISAKEAQVTIIGTTISHAKSDSNNYNIAFNSSAFTSGFDKVQNKENNITLKYRDPYEIIFVDNADLSANKANNWFNFNLTKIDGPHFYGIWAHTDKDTQKEYLKFETYGKRLVTNNGTRNITFLPQNTLISTASNFTAPEAYPGQLDMRHETYTDWDGKTGYIGFEAVHNGETVHGWIKANISADGKTFTVYEYAFSTQPNGDIEAGQLVFRGNNSDLEFSSKTVAENEENTGIINFTSTIRIGGVAKFTDKTFVNGADYTSTIPNDYNVEIIYLNEKEVRLTITGTLSNHGNDATANYDITFNSTAFSNGYTEINNKVNTLKFKFSDPYQIITGTLNASTPWGPFNLYDLDADNSNQSFGAWKSGDDLKIENNGKKIILNGSTDNITLINENQLISENDNFSLGISKPNIYTPSYTEWAGKTGYVGFESLYQGATVYGWFKVTVLADGSQYSITEYAFYTKPKGAILAGATTLPTKITWSGTTSTDWSNTNNWVGNIIPTSVDDVIIPPNASNFPTLTQEVTVNKITIESGATLITNSKLNANVTYNRNLETDNWYLVSSPLSNETLANIILNNNFASGTSKNIGLAPYKNDGTAWDYQTTAATGNIVSGKGYSVKLKASANFKFTGDVNYQTVKSPVTTGTNNYNLVGNPYTSYINLEEFFNANPLNTVVKEATVWLWNQATNSYDLKLAGIDNNFQIAPAQGFFVSANANTNVTFDKNNQSHTAGTFQRQANTKTQINITATSSKGTAKTAKIYYLNGATTGFDNGFDGSVFKGSKSNFSVFTKLVNKQNTTDYAVQSLPIADLATTIVPVGIKANTNQTIIFSAESFNLPANTSVFLEDKENNKFINLSKEDYSVTLKKTTNSGQFFIHTTSKKVSNEAQILSDISISQSATNQLTIKGLQSEKNTIVIYSAIGKQLLSKTFKSNGTTIINLPKVSAGVYIVNLTSDLKKVNKKIILN; the protein is encoded by the coding sequence ATGAGAAATAAAATTACACTGTTGTTGCTAATTTTGGTTACTTCTTTACAGTCCAAAATTTTTGCACAAAAATCGGAACACAATAAACATGCTTGTAAAGCAAGTAGTCAAAATGAATTAATATTCAAAAAGCATCCTAAAGCAAGAAAGGAATACCTTGAATTTAACAAAACCACCAAACAATTAGCGAGAAATAAAAAATCTCAACGTGCTAGAACCTACACTATTCCTGTAGTTTTTCATGTGTATGGAGAAAATCAAAATGGAAAAACCATTACTGTTGATAAAATTCAAACAGCTTTAGAAAAACTTAATCTTGATTTCCAAGGTTTAAATGATGATTTTGCAGGTGTTGACCCGTTATTTGACCCTATAAAAAGTAGCTTAGATATCGAATTCAAATTAGCAAAATTAGACCCAAACGGAAACTGTACTAGTGGTGTTGTTTTTTACGATGAAAAAAATGGTTACGGTAATGGTGGTGGATATGATAATCAAATTGCTGCCGATGCTTGGGATAATTATAAATATATGAATGTGTATATTCAGGCAGAATTATATGCTGATGGTGATAGTGGTCAATCTGGTGTTGCTTGGTATCCTAACAGCTCAATGTCGGATGCAAATACTGCAAGAGTTGTATATAATGGTGCTTATTTACACGGAAATACAGGAAAAGAATTTGCTTCTGTATTTACTCATGAATTTGGTCACTTCTTTAACCTTATACATACATTTCAAGGAGGTTGTACTGCTACTAATGATGAAGTAGATGACACCCCTGCCGAAGATAAAGATGTTGTTGGTGCTAATTGTTCTCCTACTAAAAACTGTAATGGAGAATTTATCAATTATGAAAACTACATGGGATATAATGGTGCTGCTGATGGTTGTTACAGAATGTTTACCAAAGGACAAACAGACCGTATGTTAGCTGCTTTACAACATCCTGCTCGTAAAACATTATGGCAAGATCAAAACTTAATTGATACTGGTGTCAATAATACTGGTGGTACTATTGCTTTAAACAATAATACAGTTAAAGAGTTAGTTACAAACGATGGTAGCTTCAACCAAGAAATAACTGTAACTCTTGACAACACCACCTTTAATACTTCAAGTGGTAACTTAACTCAAGGTAATCAATATAGTATTGCTTTACCTCAAGGGTTATCTTCTACAGTAGCAATTACCTCTACAACAACAGCGACTCTAACAATATCAGGTATTGCAACAAACCACCTAGAAACCAATAATGAAACAGTAAACTTATCTTTTGACACTAGTGCGTTTAGCCCAGGGCAAACCTTAAGTTGTACTTCTATCGGTTTAGACTTTAAATTTTATAGTCCTTATGAAATTATTTATCATGATATTACAGATATTTCTGCAACTACAGGTGCTATTTGGGATAATTTAAATTTAACCAAAATAAATGGTTCTAATGCCTATGGTACTTGGGCATATAAAACAGGACAGTTAAAATTAGAAACTTACGGAAAAAGGTTAGTTACCAATACAGGAACAAGAGATATTACACTTTTAACCAAAAATACATTAATTTCTACAGTAAGTAATTTTACCGCTCCTGAAGCTTATCCTGGTCAATTAGATATGAGTTATGATACTTATACTGATTGGGATGGAAAAACTGGATATATCGGATTTGAAGCAGATCATAATGGTGAAACTATCCACGGATGGATGAAAGCTAGTGTTTCTGCTGATGGTGAAACCTTAACCGTTTACGAATACGCTTTTTCTACCCAGCCTAGTGGTGATATTTTAGCAGGACAAACTTTATTTGACACCTCGGCATCTGAATTACTTTTTGTATCTAAAGAAATTAAAGAAGCAACGGATAATACAGGAGCATTTAATTATTCAACTAAAATTACACTTTCTGGAACTGCAGAATTTTCGAATAAAACATTTGTAAAAGGAACTGATTTTACAACTAATTTTCCAAGTGATTTTACAGTTGCCTTCAATTACATCAGTAAAGATGAACTTGAAGTAACCGTTACAGGAACAACTACAAACCATGCTATAGCTGATAATTCTAATTACAATATTAGTTTAAATAGTAGTGCATTTACAAATGGATTTAACAGCATTGTAAATAAAACAAATATTTTTAATGTTGTATTTAGAGATCCTTATGAAATTATTTATGATGACATTGCTGATATTACAGCTACCACAGGAAGTGGTTGGGATAACTTAAATTTAACCAAAATAAATGGTAATCATGAGTATGGTACTTGGCTTTTTGAAGCAGGTAAATTAAAATTAGAAACCTACGGAAAAAGATTAGTTACCAATACAGGAACAAGAGATATTTCATTTTTACCTAAAAATACAGTAATTTCTAAAACAGATAACTTTACTGCTCCTGCCGCATATCCTGGTCAATTAGATATGAGTTATGATACTTATACCGATTGGGATGGTAAAACTGGATATCTTGGATTTGAAGCTGAACATAACGGTGAAATTATTCACGGATGGATGAAAGCTAGTGTTTCTACCGATGGGGAAACTTTAACTGTTTATGAATATGCTTTTTCTACTGAACCTAAAGGAGATATTAAAGCTGGACAAAAATTATTTGATTTAGATGCTTCTGAATTAATTCTTACTTCTAATGAAGCTAGAGAAACAACCGATAATGAAGGTTCTTTTAATTTTTCAACTACTATTACTATTGATGGAGTTGCTAATTTAACCAATAAAACGTTTGTAAAAGGAACTGACTTTACGACTAATTTCCCAAGTGAATTTAATGTAGAAATCAATTATATAAGTGCAAAAGAAGCTCAAGTAACAATTATAGGAACTACTATTAGTCACGCTAAAAGTGATAGTAATAACTATAATATTGCTTTTAACAGTAGTGCTTTTACTTCTGGGTTTGACAAAGTTCAAAACAAAGAAAACAACATTACTCTTAAATACAGAGATCCTTACGAAATTATTTTTGTAGATAATGCTGATTTATCAGCAAACAAAGCGAATAATTGGTTTAACTTTAATTTAACAAAAATAGATGGTCCTCATTTTTATGGTATTTGGGCACATACTGATAAAGATACTCAAAAAGAATATTTAAAATTTGAAACCTACGGAAAGAGATTAGTTACCAATAATGGAACAAGAAATATTACATTTTTACCACAAAATACATTAATTTCTACTGCAAGTAATTTTACAGCTCCTGAGGCATATCCTGGTCAATTAGATATGAGACATGAAACTTATACTGATTGGGATGGTAAAACTGGTTATATTGGTTTTGAAGCAGTTCATAATGGCGAAACCGTTCACGGATGGATAAAAGCTAATATTTCTGCCGATGGAAAAACATTTACCGTGTATGAATACGCTTTTTCTACACAACCAAACGGAGATATTGAAGCAGGACAATTAGTATTTAGAGGAAACAATTCTGATTTAGAATTTAGTTCTAAAACTGTTGCTGAAAATGAAGAAAACACAGGAATTATTAATTTCACTTCAACAATTCGTATTGGAGGTGTGGCTAAATTTACAGATAAAACATTTGTAAATGGAGCAGACTATACATCTACAATTCCTAATGATTACAATGTTGAAATTATCTATTTAAATGAAAAAGAAGTACGTTTAACAATTACAGGAACTTTAAGTAATCATGGAAACGACGCTACTGCCAATTATGATATTACTTTCAATAGTACTGCTTTTAGTAATGGTTATACTGAAATCAATAATAAAGTAAATACTCTTAAATTTAAATTTTCTGATCCTTATCAAATTATTACAGGAACTTTAAATGCTAGTACTCCTTGGGGGCCTTTTAATCTTTATGATTTAGATGCTGATAATAGTAATCAATCATTTGGTGCTTGGAAATCTGGAGATGATTTAAAAATTGAAAATAACGGTAAAAAAATAATCCTAAATGGTAGTACTGATAATATTACACTTATCAATGAAAATCAATTAATTTCAGAAAATGATAATTTTAGTCTTGGAATATCTAAACCTAATATATATACCCCTTCTTATACTGAATGGGCAGGAAAAACAGGATATGTTGGTTTTGAATCATTATACCAAGGCGCTACCGTATATGGTTGGTTTAAAGTTACTGTTCTAGCAGATGGTAGTCAATATTCTATTACAGAGTATGCTTTTTATACCAAACCAAAAGGAGCAATTTTAGCAGGTGCAACTACCTTACCTACAAAAATTACATGGTCAGGAACAACAAGTACTGATTGGAGCAACACAAATAACTGGGTAGGAAATATCATTCCTACAAGTGTTGATGATGTTATTATCCCTCCAAATGCAAGTAATTTCCCTACATTAACACAAGAAGTTACTGTAAATAAAATTACAATTGAATCTGGTGCTACATTAATAACCAATAGTAAATTAAATGCAAACGTTACTTATAATAGAAACTTAGAAACTGATAACTGGTATTTAGTAAGTTCACCTTTAAGTAATGAAACTTTAGCAAACATTATTTTGAATAATAATTTTGCTTCAGGAACATCTAAAAATATTGGTTTGGCTCCTTATAAAAATGATGGAACAGCTTGGGATTATCAAACAACAGCTGCTACAGGGAATATTGTTTCAGGAAAAGGATATTCCGTTAAATTAAAGGCTTCAGCCAATTTTAAATTTACAGGTGATGTTAATTACCAAACTGTAAAAAGCCCTGTAACAACAGGAACTAACAATTATAATTTAGTTGGAAATCCTTATACTTCTTATATTAATTTAGAAGAATTTTTCAATGCAAATCCTTTAAATACTGTTGTAAAAGAAGCTACAGTTTGGTTATGGAATCAGGCAACAAATAGTTATGATTTAAAATTAGCAGGTATTGATAATAACTTTCAAATTGCACCAGCACAAGGTTTTTTTGTAAGTGCCAATGCAAATACTAATGTAACTTTTGATAAAAATAATCAATCACATACTGCCGGAACATTCCAAAGACAAGCAAATACAAAAACACAAATAAACATTACAGCAACTTCAAGTAAAGGAACTGCTAAAACAGCAAAAATCTATTATTTAAATGGTGCAACCACTGGTTTTGATAATGGTTTTGATGGAAGTGTCTTTAAAGGATCAAAAAGTAATTTTAGTGTGTTTACAAAATTAGTAAACAAACAAAATACCACTGATTACGCTGTTCAATCGTTACCAATTGCTGATTTAGCTACAACAATTGTTCCTGTTGGAATTAAAGCTAATACAAACCAAACCATTATTTTTTCTGCCGAATCTTTTAATTTACCAGCAAATACTAGTGTATTTTTAGAAGATAAAGAAAATAATAAATTCATTAACTTATCAAAAGAAGATTATAGTGTAACATTAAAGAAAACGACTAATTCAGGGCAGTTCTTTATACATACAACTTCAAAAAAAGTAAGTAATGAAGCGCAAATATTAAGCGATATTTCAATTTCTCAATCAGCTACAAACCAGTTAACTATTAAAGGATTACAATCAGAAAAAAATACGATTGTTATATATTCAGCAATAGGAAAACAACTTTTAAGCAAAACCTTTAAATCAAATGGAACAACTATAATAAACTTACCTAAAGTATCTGCGGGCGTTTATATTGTTAATCTAACAAGTGATTTAAAGAAAGTAAACAAAAAAATTATTTTAAACTAA